The DNA segment GAACAGGAGACGGGCATTCCCGCGGACCATGTCCTGATAGCCGCGACGCACAGCCATTCCACCCCGACCGCGACAGGGATCTTCCAGAGCGAGCCCAACACCGATTACTTGCCGTTTCTCGAGCGGCGGATCGCCGACGGCGTACGGCGCGCGGTCAACAACCTCGAACCCGCCCGCATCGCGTGGGGCAGCGGCGAGCTTCCCGGCGAGGTATTCAACCGGCGGTGGTATCTCAAGCCCGAGAGCATGCCCGAGAACCCATTCGGGCGCCGCGACGACGCGGTCAAGATGAACCCCGCGCGCGCCAGCGAAGACCTCATCCGCCCTGCAGGTCCCACGGATCCCGAGATTTCGTTCATCGCGGTTGAATCGAAAGACGGCCGTCCGATTGCCCTGCTTGCCAACTATTCGCTTCACTACGTGGGCGGTGTTGGCGGCGAGCAGGTCTCGGCCGACTATCATGGCGTTTTCGCGGACCGTATTCAGGAACTGCTTGGGGCTGACCGGCTCACTCCTCCCTTCGTGGGTATCATGTCCAACGGCACCAGCGGGGACGTCAACAACATCAACTTTCGCGAGGCCGGGCAGAGCAGGCAGCCCGGCGAGCAGATGACGCACGTGGCGCATGCGGCCGCGGACGTCGTGCACGCAGCCTACAGCAGCCTTGAGTGGCGCGACTGGGCCGCCCTCGGCGCGGCTGTAAAAGAACTGGAACTCGGCGTCCGCCTGCCCAGCGAAGAAGACGTGGCGCGTGCGAAAGAGATTGTGGCTGCCGCCGAGGGTCCCGAGATGAAATCGCTCGCGGAGATCTATGCACGGGAAACCGTGTTGCTGAGCGAGTATCCCGAGAAGGTCTCGCTGCTTGTTCAGGCGCTGCGGGTCGGCGAGCTGAGCATTGCGGCCATCCCCTGTGAAGCTTTTGCTGAGATCGGGCTCGAGATCAAGGCCGAGAGCCCCTTCGCCGACGCGTTTACCATCGAGCTGGCAAACGGCTACAACGGGTACCTTCCCACGCCCGAACAGCATAAGCTGGGCGGTTACGAGACCTGGCGCGCCCGTTCGAGTTATCTCGAACCGGCCGCTTCCGTGACTATCACCGCCGCCCTGCGGGAGTTGTTTGAGAACCTCCTCCCGCAACAGAGCGAATAGCGTTTCCGCCGCAGGGGGGAACGGGACCGGCGTGACGCTCAGACACCGATGTCAAGCGGGTCCCGGACTTCCTTCTGCCAGGCATGAAGCGTCTCGGTCATAGCACGGACCCTGTCCGTGTGTTCGGATTTGCCAAAGAGGTTTTTCGTTTCACCGGGGTCGCTGGAGAGGTCGTAGAGCTGATGATGCTCGCGGGTGTGGAGGGTGAGTTTCCAGCGATCAGACGTGACGACCGTGCGGAACGCGTTGCCTTTGGGGGCGTCCGCCGCGCGAGCCGCGCCGCCGGGATTGACCCTCGACGAAACGACGCCTTCGCCCGGGTGCCACTCGACGAACACGGGTCCGGGGCTGCGCTGGTCGCGGATGCAGGGCACGAGGCTTTTGCCGGGCAAGGATTCGCCGGCTTTCGAACCCATGAGGTCGAGAAGAGTGGGCACGAGGTCGATGTGGCTCACCGGCTCCTCAATTGTCCGCCCTGGAACGCCAGGAATGCGCATGAGCCACGGCACCCGCTCGGACTCCTCGTAGCTGACGGTCTTGGCGAGCAGGCGGTGGGAGCCCATCATGTCGCCGTGGTCGCTCGTGTAGACGATGACGGTGTTGTCCATTAACCCCAAGTCTTCGAGGGTTTGCAGAATCCCGCCGACGGCCTTGTCGACCTCGTAAACCAGCCCCCAGTAATTGGCGATGAGGCGGCGCCAATCGGCCTCGGTCTTGAGAGGCATATCGTTCCAGCCGTTTGCGAGGTAATAGTCGCGAAGCGTGCGATATTGCGCGGACTCATTTTCTTCGAGAGGGTCATCGAAATTCGCGGGCACATAGACCTCGTCGAGCGAGTGCTCATCGTTGAACGGTCCCGTAAACGGCATGTGGGGTTCGAGGAAGTTGACGTAGAGCATGAACGGCTGGTCTCGATGGCGCCGCAGGAACTCGCATGCCTCGAGTTCGAGGAATCGCGGTTTGGAGTGCTCGTACGGCAGGCCGGCCGCGAATCCCCGGCTGAAATCGCCGCGGGCGCCGGAAGGCTCGTGCCCGAGCCCGCGCAGGAAATGCCAATAATCGCTCTTTTTCGCCGAATCCCTCTCTTCGCGGTAATAGCGCCAATAGCCGTCTTCGATGCTGCGCCATTCCTGAAAGCCGTGCTGGGCGAACACCTCATCGCCGAGGTGCCATTTTCCGAAATAGCCCGTGGCGTAAGCCGGGTCCGCCAAGAGTTCGGGAA comes from the Candidatus Hydrogenedentota bacterium genome and includes:
- a CDS encoding sulfatase-like hydrolase/transferase is translated as MTHASDQQPSRRMFLGRHVAAAAAMALSRRARTQTAPARKPNLLFLWTDEQRPDTMAAYGNRVIHTPTLNRLAPDCVVFRNAYVSQPVCTPSRSTVMTGLWPHMNGCTENNIALPQDVPAFPELLADPAYATGYFGKWHLGDEVFAQHGFQEWRSIEDGYWRYYREERDSAKKSDYWHFLRGLGHEPSGARGDFSRGFAAGLPYEHSKPRFLELEACEFLRRHRDQPFMLYVNFLEPHMPFTGPFNDEHSLDEVYVPANFDDPLEENESAQYRTLRDYYLANGWNDMPLKTEADWRRLIANYWGLVYEVDKAVGGILQTLEDLGLMDNTVIVYTSDHGDMMGSHRLLAKTVSYEESERVPWLMRIPGVPGRTIEEPVSHIDLVPTLLDLMGSKAGESLPGKSLVPCIRDQRSPGPVFVEWHPGEGVVSSRVNPGGAARAADAPKGNAFRTVVTSDRWKLTLHTREHHQLYDLSSDPGETKNLFGKSEHTDRVRAMTETLHAWQKEVRDPLDIGV